The following are from one region of the Drosophila willistoni isolate 14030-0811.24 unplaced genomic scaffold, UCI_dwil_1.1 Seg209, whole genome shotgun sequence genome:
- the LOC124461134 gene encoding uncharacterized protein LOC124461134, protein MFRLMKLPFQTVRAEVTGINGKVNRTLKVCHISIRSSHGPPVQIEIEAFVLSQVADDLPSYTIAQATLEGMPNIPLADPSFRLKAKIDLLLGIDVIPAVTLSGIQTEVCGSLMAQEMRFGWVISGPLQGVPVSSCAAFTTRVAVSREEALETLLTRFWEVEDLPGKPVEDSDSVCEVNFQKTTRSDVLGRYTVSLPFRDPTNINLGHSRPGALAQFLKKRKPSSKKQSGKN, encoded by the coding sequence ATGTTCCGGCTCATGAagttaccattccaaactGTCAGGGCCGAAGTGACAGGCATTAACGGAAAGGTCAATAGAACCTTGAAGGTCTGTCACATAAGCATTCGGTCATCGCATGGACCTCCAGTCCAGATAGAGATAGAAGCTTTTGTTTTGTCCCAAGTTGCCGATGATTTGCCGTCATATACGATAGCCCAAGCCACACTGGAAGGAATGCCCAATATTCCTTTAGCCGACCCCTCCTTCAGATTAAAGGCAAAGATCGATCTACTTCTTGGCATTGATGTCATACCAGCGGTGACCCTCTCCGGTATCCAGACCGAAGTTTGCGGATCTTTAATGGCCCAAGAGATGAGATTCGGTTGGGTCATTTCAGGCCCGTTGCAAGGGGTCCCCGTTAGTTCGTGTGCCGCGTTCACCACGAGGGTCGCTGTTAGCAGAGAGGAGGCACTTGAAACTCTTCTCACaaggttttgggaggtggaggatCTACCGGGCAAACCGGTAGAAGATTCTGATTCTGTTTGCGAGGTTAATTTCCAGAAGACTACAAGAAGCGATGTTTTGGGGAGATATACGGTCTCACTTCCGTTTCGAGATCCAACCAACATCAACCTTGGTCATTCCAGACCAGGGGCATTGGCTCAGTTCCTAAAAAAACGGAAGCCGTCTTCTAAAAAACAATCTGGCAAAAACTGA